The following are encoded together in the Salmonella enterica subsp. enterica serovar Choleraesuis genome:
- the lolD gene encoding lipoprotein-releasing system ATP-binding protein LolD translates to MSNSVLLQCDNLCKRYQEGKVQTDVLHNVSFKINSGEMLAIVGSSGSGKSTLLHLLGGLDTPTSGDVIFNGQPMSKLSSAAKADLRNRELGFIYQFHHLLPDFTALENVAMPLLIGKHKPAEIDARAREMLAAVGLEHRAGHRPSELSGGERQRVAIARALVNRPRLVLADEPTGNLDARNADSIFALLGELNQKQGTAFLVVTHDLQLAARMNQQLEMRDGRLTGELTLMGAD, encoded by the coding sequence ATGAGTAATTCGGTTCTGTTACAGTGCGACAACCTGTGCAAGCGTTATCAGGAAGGCAAGGTACAAACCGACGTCCTGCATAACGTCAGTTTTAAGATAAATAGCGGCGAGATGCTGGCGATTGTCGGCAGTTCCGGCTCGGGTAAAAGTACTTTGCTTCATCTGTTGGGCGGGCTTGATACGCCAACCTCGGGAGATGTCATTTTTAACGGTCAGCCGATGAGCAAGTTATCTTCGGCGGCCAAAGCCGATTTGCGTAACCGTGAGCTTGGATTTATCTACCAGTTCCACCACCTGCTGCCGGATTTTACCGCGCTGGAAAACGTGGCAATGCCACTGCTTATTGGCAAGCATAAACCCGCGGAAATTGACGCTCGTGCCCGCGAAATGCTGGCGGCAGTGGGTCTGGAACATCGTGCCGGGCACCGGCCTTCCGAGCTTTCCGGCGGTGAGCGTCAACGTGTGGCAATTGCCCGTGCTCTGGTAAATCGTCCGCGTCTGGTGCTGGCTGATGAGCCGACCGGTAACCTGGACGCCCGTAATGCTGACAGTATTTTTGCTTTACTTGGCGAGCTGAACCAGAAGCAGGGTACCGCGTTTTTAGTGGTCACTCATGATTTGCAGCTGGCGGCGCGCATGAACCAACAGCTGGAAATGCGCGATGGTCGTCTGACCGGTGAACTGACCCTGATGGGGGCGGACTGA
- a CDS encoding transporter: MYQPVALFIGLRYMRGRAADRFGRFVSWLSTIGITLGVMALVTVLSVMNGFERELQNNILGLMPQALITSPGGSINPQKLPSSSLNLQGVSRTAPMTTGDVVLQSAGGVAVGVMLGIDPSKADPLTPYLVNVNQNKLVAGQYNVILGEQLASQLGVKTGDELRVMVPSASQFTPMGRVPSQRLFNVIGTFAANSEVDGYQMLTNIDDASRLMRYPLGNVSGWRLWLDNPLQVDSLSQQKLPDGTVWKDWRERKGELFQAVRMEKNMMGLLLSLIVAVAAFNIITSLGLMVMEKQGEVAILQTQGLTRRQIMAVFMVQGASAGIIGALLGAALGVLLASQLNNLMPVIGALLDGAALPVSIEPLQVLTIVIVAMAIALLSTLYPSWRAAATQPAEALRYE; this comes from the coding sequence ATGTATCAACCTGTCGCCTTATTTATAGGTCTGCGCTATATGCGCGGCCGCGCAGCGGATCGCTTCGGGCGCTTTGTCTCCTGGCTGTCGACTATTGGCATCACGCTCGGCGTGATGGCGCTGGTCACGGTATTGTCGGTGATGAACGGTTTCGAACGCGAGCTGCAAAACAACATTCTGGGGCTGATGCCGCAGGCCCTGATCACCTCACCCGGCGGTTCGATCAACCCACAGAAACTTCCTTCGTCCAGCCTTAACCTTCAAGGTGTAAGCCGCACTGCGCCGATGACTACCGGAGACGTAGTGCTGCAGAGCGCGGGCGGCGTTGCGGTGGGTGTGATGCTGGGCATCGATCCATCCAAAGCCGATCCGCTCACCCCCTATCTGGTCAATGTGAATCAGAACAAACTGGTCGCCGGGCAATACAACGTTATTCTCGGTGAGCAGCTTGCCAGCCAGCTTGGGGTAAAAACCGGCGATGAGCTGCGTGTGATGGTGCCTTCGGCCAGTCAGTTTACTCCGATGGGACGGGTGCCAAGTCAGCGTCTGTTTAATGTTATCGGTACCTTCGCCGCTAACAGCGAAGTGGATGGTTATCAGATGCTGACCAATATCGATGACGCATCGCGTCTGATGCGTTACCCACTGGGTAATGTTTCCGGCTGGCGGCTGTGGCTGGATAACCCGCTACAGGTTGATAGCCTGAGCCAGCAGAAATTACCGGATGGTACTGTCTGGAAGGACTGGCGCGAGCGTAAGGGCGAGCTGTTCCAGGCCGTTCGCATGGAAAAGAATATGATGGGATTGCTGCTAAGCCTTATCGTGGCGGTCGCGGCTTTCAATATCATCACTTCGCTTGGACTCATGGTGATGGAAAAGCAGGGTGAGGTTGCCATCCTGCAAACTCAGGGCCTGACCCGCCGCCAGATCATGGCGGTCTTTATGGTGCAGGGTGCTAGCGCCGGTATTATCGGCGCGCTATTGGGCGCCGCTCTTGGCGTGCTTCTTGCCAGCCAGCTTAATAATTTAATGCCGGTGATTGGCGCACTGCTGGATGGCGCCGCGCTGCCGGTTAGCATCGAGCCGCTTCAGGTGCTGACCATTGTCATCGTAGCGATGGCTATCGCATTATTATCAACGCTTTATCCTTCATGGCGCGCTGCCGCCACTCAACCCGCTGAGGCTTTACGTTATGAGTAA
- the mfd gene encoding transcription-repair-coupling factor, with the protein MAEQYRYTLPGKAGEQRVLGELTGAACATEVAEIAERHSGPVVLIAPDMQNALRLHDEISQFTDSLVTHLADWETLPYDSFSPHQDIISARLSTLYRLPGMQRGVLIVAVSTLMQRVCPHSFLNGHALLMQKGQRLSRDALRDGLEQAGYRHVDQVMEHGEYATRGALLDLYPMGSQHPYRIDFFDDEIDSLRIFDVDSQRTQEEVESINLLPAHEFPTDNTAIELFRSQWRDRFEVKRDAEHIYQQVSKGTLPAGIEYWQPLFFESPLQPLFNYFPANTLLISTGNPEDNANRFWQEVNGRFENRRVDPMRPLLPPDDLWLKPDALFSELKKWPRVQLKTETLPKKAANVNLGYQPLPDIAVQAQQKAPLDALRRFLEGFSGPVIFSVESEGRREALGELLDRIKLRPVRIQRLDDAKPGQRCVLPGASERGFIDTLRGRAFICESDLLGERVSRRRQDSRRTINPDILIRNLAELHPGQPVVHLEHGVGRYAGMTTLEAGGVTAEYLMLTYANDAKLYVPVSSLHLISRYAGGAEENAPLHKLGSEAWSKARQKAAEKVRDVAAELLDIYAQRAAKPGFAFRHDKEQYQLFCDSFPFETTPDQAQAINAVLSDMCQPLAMDRLVCGDVGFGKTEVAMRAAFLAVENHKQVAVLVPTTLLAQQHYDNFRDRFASWPVRIEMLSRFRSAKEQTKILEEAAEGKIDILIGTHKLLQSEIKWRDLGLLIVDEEHRFGVRHKERIKAMRADVDILTLTATPIPRTLNMAMSGMRDLSIIATPPARRLAVKTFVREYDNLVVREAILREVLRGGQVYYLYNDVENIEKAAQRLAELVPEARIAIGHGQMRERELERVMNDFHHQRFNVLVCTTIIETGIDIPTANTIIIERADHFGLAQLHQLRGRVGRSHHQAYAWLLTPHPKAMTTDAQKRLEAIASLEDLGAGFALATHDLEIRGAGELLGEDQSGQMETIGFSLYMEMLENAVDALKDGREPSLEDLTSGQTEVELRMPALLPEDFIPDVNTRLSFYKRIASARRLDELDEIKVELIDRFGLLPDAARNLLDIAALRQQAQKLGVDKIEAHDKGGVIEFAAKNHVDPGWLIGLLQKQPQHFRLDGPTRLKFIQDLEERKIRMDWVRQFMAQLAEHAVA; encoded by the coding sequence ATGGCTGAACAATATCGTTATACCCTGCCAGGAAAGGCTGGCGAGCAGCGTGTACTGGGCGAACTGACCGGGGCCGCCTGCGCCACGGAAGTTGCAGAAATTGCTGAGCGTCACTCCGGTCCGGTGGTATTAATCGCACCGGATATGCAAAACGCCCTGCGCCTGCACGACGAAATAAGTCAGTTTACCGATAGCCTGGTCACCCACCTCGCGGACTGGGAAACGTTGCCCTACGATAGCTTCTCTCCACATCAGGATATTATTTCGGCGCGGCTGTCTACGCTATATCGCCTGCCCGGCATGCAACGCGGCGTGCTGATTGTGGCGGTTAGCACACTGATGCAGCGAGTTTGCCCGCACAGTTTCCTCAATGGCCATGCGCTGCTGATGCAAAAGGGCCAGCGCCTTTCGCGCGATGCGCTCCGCGATGGTCTGGAACAGGCAGGATATCGCCACGTGGATCAGGTTATGGAGCACGGTGAATACGCGACCCGCGGCGCGCTGCTCGATCTCTATCCAATGGGTAGCCAGCATCCCTATCGAATTGATTTCTTTGATGATGAAATCGACAGCCTGCGTATTTTCGACGTTGACAGCCAGCGGACACAAGAAGAAGTTGAGTCCATCAATCTGCTGCCTGCTCATGAATTCCCGACCGATAATACCGCCATTGAGCTGTTTCGCAGCCAGTGGCGCGATCGTTTTGAAGTCAAACGCGACGCCGAACATATTTATCAGCAAGTCAGCAAAGGGACGCTGCCAGCGGGCATTGAGTATTGGCAGCCGCTCTTTTTTGAGAGCCCGCTCCAGCCGCTGTTTAACTATTTCCCGGCCAATACCCTGCTAATTAGCACCGGTAATCCGGAAGATAATGCCAACCGCTTCTGGCAAGAAGTTAATGGTCGCTTTGAAAACCGCCGCGTCGACCCAATGCGTCCGTTATTACCACCAGACGATCTCTGGCTTAAGCCGGATGCGCTTTTCAGCGAGCTAAAAAAATGGCCACGCGTTCAGCTTAAAACCGAAACCTTGCCGAAAAAAGCCGCCAACGTAAACCTGGGCTACCAACCGCTGCCTGATATCGCGGTTCAGGCCCAACAGAAGGCACCGCTTGATGCCCTGCGCCGCTTCCTGGAAGGATTTAGCGGCCCGGTCATTTTTTCGGTAGAGAGTGAAGGCCGCCGCGAAGCGCTGGGCGAACTGCTTGACCGGATTAAGCTGCGCCCGGTACGTATTCAGCGTCTGGATGATGCTAAGCCCGGCCAGCGGTGCGTATTGCCTGGTGCCAGCGAGCGGGGCTTTATCGATACGCTACGCGGACGAGCATTTATCTGCGAAAGCGACCTGCTGGGCGAACGAGTAAGCCGCCGCCGCCAGGATAGTCGACGAACTATTAATCCTGACATTCTTATTCGCAATCTGGCTGAGTTGCATCCCGGCCAGCCGGTGGTACACCTCGAGCATGGGGTTGGGCGTTACGCGGGCATGACAACGCTGGAAGCAGGCGGCGTTACCGCAGAGTATCTGATGCTTACTTATGCCAACGACGCCAAACTGTATGTACCAGTCTCCTCGCTGCATCTTATCAGCCGCTATGCCGGTGGAGCGGAAGAGAACGCGCCGCTGCATAAACTAGGCAGTGAAGCGTGGAGCAAAGCCCGCCAGAAAGCCGCTGAAAAAGTACGTGATGTTGCCGCCGAGCTGCTGGATATCTACGCCCAGCGGGCTGCAAAACCGGGCTTCGCCTTCCGACACGACAAAGAACAGTATCAGCTTTTCTGCGACAGCTTCCCGTTTGAGACCACTCCCGACCAGGCACAGGCCATCAACGCTGTTCTCAGCGATATGTGCCAGCCGCTGGCTATGGACAGGCTGGTTTGCGGCGACGTTGGCTTCGGTAAAACCGAAGTTGCTATGCGCGCGGCGTTCCTGGCTGTCGAAAACCATAAACAGGTTGCGGTATTAGTGCCTACAACTCTGCTGGCCCAACAGCATTATGATAACTTCCGCGACAGATTCGCCAGCTGGCCAGTGCGCATCGAGATGCTTTCTCGCTTCCGTAGCGCCAAAGAACAGACAAAGATTCTGGAGGAAGCCGCAGAAGGCAAAATCGATATCTTGATTGGTACCCATAAATTGCTGCAAAGCGAGATTAAGTGGCGCGACCTTGGGCTGCTAATTGTTGATGAAGAACACCGCTTCGGGGTTCGTCATAAAGAGCGTATTAAAGCAATGCGCGCCGATGTCGATATCCTCACCCTAACCGCGACTCCGATTCCGCGAACGCTGAATATGGCAATGAGCGGAATGCGCGATCTGTCGATTATTGCCACGCCTCCGGCGCGTCGTCTGGCGGTGAAAACCTTCGTACGCGAGTACGATAATCTGGTGGTTCGCGAAGCTATCCTGCGTGAAGTGCTGCGCGGCGGGCAGGTTTACTACCTGTACAATGATGTGGAAAACATTGAAAAAGCCGCTCAACGGCTTGCAGAACTGGTTCCGGAAGCGCGCATCGCCATCGGCCACGGGCAAATGCGCGAGCGCGAGCTGGAGCGGGTGATGAATGATTTCCACCACCAGCGGTTTAACGTACTGGTGTGTACCACAATCATCGAAACCGGTATCGATATTCCGACCGCCAATACCATCATTATCGAACGCGCCGACCACTTTGGTCTGGCCCAGCTCCATCAGCTGCGCGGGCGCGTTGGGCGTTCCCACCATCAGGCCTATGCATGGCTACTGACGCCGCATCCAAAAGCAATGACCACCGATGCCCAGAAGCGCCTGGAAGCAATTGCCTCTCTGGAAGATCTTGGCGCTGGTTTTGCTCTCGCAACCCACGACCTGGAGATCCGCGGTGCCGGTGAGTTGCTGGGTGAGGATCAGAGCGGGCAGATGGAAACCATTGGTTTCTCACTCTATATGGAGATGCTGGAAAACGCCGTAGACGCGCTGAAAGATGGCCGCGAACCTTCACTGGAGGATTTAACCAGCGGGCAAACGGAGGTGGAGCTGCGCATGCCAGCGCTGCTGCCGGAAGATTTTATTCCAGACGTCAACACCCGCCTCTCGTTCTATAAGCGTATCGCCAGCGCCCGACGCCTGGATGAGCTTGATGAAATCAAGGTGGAACTTATCGACCGCTTCGGCCTGTTGCCGGATGCAGCGCGCAATTTGCTCGATATTGCCGCTCTGCGTCAGCAGGCGCAAAAACTGGGCGTTGATAAGATAGAAGCTCACGATAAAGGCGGCGTTATTGAATTTGCCGCGAAGAACCACGTCGATCCCGGCTGGCTGATCGGATTACTGCAAAAACAACCTCAGCATTTCCGGCTCGACGGACCAACGCGTCTGAAGTTCATTCAGGATCTGGAAGAGCGCAAAATTCGTATGGATTGGGTACGTCAGTTTATGGCCCAGCTTGCCGAGCACGCTGTCGCCTGA